A region of Ferruginibacter albus DNA encodes the following proteins:
- the rpmA gene encoding 50S ribosomal protein L27: MAHKKGEGSVKNGRDSQSKRLGVKIFGGQPVVSGNIIVRQRGTVYHPGKNVGVGKDFTLFALTDGIVEFKKGKGDKNFISVNPAEATA, encoded by the coding sequence ATGGCACATAAAAAAGGTGAAGGCTCGGTAAAGAACGGCCGTGATTCACAAAGTAAAAGATTAGGTGTAAAAATTTTTGGCGGACAACCGGTAGTATCTGGTAACATCATCGTTCGTCAACGTGGCACCGTTTATCATCCCGGTAAAAATGTTGGTGTAGGAAAAGACTTTACATTGTTCGCTTTAACCGATGGTATTGTTGAATTTAAAAAGGGAAAAGGAGATAAAAATTTTATTTCTGTTAATCCTGCAGAAGCGACTGCTTAA
- the rplU gene encoding 50S ribosomal protein L21 — protein sequence MLAVVKIAGQQFKVKAGDSLYVPHIEGKTGDKVEFSEVLLTDNAGSVTSGDKVTAIVKAEIVNDLIKGDKVIAFKMKRRKGFRKKHGHRTQYTQIKVTDIA from the coding sequence ATGTTAGCAGTAGTAAAAATAGCCGGTCAGCAATTTAAAGTTAAAGCAGGCGACAGCTTGTATGTACCTCATATTGAAGGTAAAACCGGCGACAAAGTTGAGTTTTCAGAAGTGCTTTTAACTGATAATGCAGGAAGTGTTACTTCCGGTGATAAAGTTACAGCCATTGTAAAAGCTGAAATTGTAAATGACCTTATTAAAGGCGATAAAGTAATTGCTTTTAAAATGAAAAGAAGAAAAGGCTTTCGTAAAAAGCATGGTCATCGTACTCAATACACACAGATCAAAGTAACTGACATAGCTTAG
- a CDS encoding lysophospholipid acyltransferase family protein, producing the protein MRYFNLYIRYLVRAVSCLFSIYALATFIIGVIIVFPFALIFSFLGKDRGGNIIYVIGRGWTDLSFLLWGIWHKNIYEASHDRKRQYVFVVNHISYMDIPAIMKTVRRQRLRVLGKVEPSKIPIFGSIYKDAVVMVDRSTNESRINSIKELMSVIHNGTSILIFPEGTFNETHQPLIPFFDGAFRIAIETQTPVKPLLFLDTYKRLNYRSFFSLMPGRCRAVYLEEVPVEGLTLNDLPMLKEKVYRIMQEKLISYKAEWIKQDDRKRDTTIQ; encoded by the coding sequence ATGCGGTATTTCAATCTTTATATTCGTTATTTGGTAAGGGCTGTAAGCTGTTTGTTCAGTATTTACGCACTGGCTACTTTCATTATAGGGGTAATCATTGTATTTCCTTTTGCGCTTATTTTTTCTTTTTTAGGAAAAGATAGGGGTGGAAATATTATATATGTTATAGGTAGGGGCTGGACGGATTTGTCTTTTTTGCTTTGGGGTATCTGGCATAAAAATATTTACGAAGCGTCACATGATAGAAAACGCCAATATGTTTTTGTAGTGAATCATATTTCTTACATGGATATTCCGGCGATAATGAAAACGGTAAGAAGACAACGATTAAGAGTATTGGGCAAGGTTGAGCCAAGCAAGATCCCCATATTTGGATCTATTTATAAAGATGCAGTGGTAATGGTTGATCGGAGCACCAACGAAAGCAGAATAAACAGTATTAAAGAATTAATGTCTGTTATTCATAACGGTACATCCATTTTGATCTTTCCTGAAGGCACCTTTAACGAAACACATCAACCTTTAATTCCCTTTTTTGATGGGGCTTTCAGAATTGCGATCGAAACACAAACGCCGGTAAAACCGTTATTATTTTTAGATACTTACAAAAGATTAAATTATAGAAGTTTTTTTTCATTAATGCCGGGAAGATGCCGTGCTGTTTATTTAGAAGAAGTGCCTGTTGAAGGTTTAACTTTAAATGATCTGCCGATGTTAAAAGAAAAAGTATATCGGATAATGCAAGAGAAACTAATTTCGTATAAAGCGGAATGGATAAAACAAGATGACAGAAAGCGAGACACTACTATTCAATAA